The genomic interval GACTTTCCTCGGTTTCGAAGGCATCGGCCTAGCCTTTGGCATCGACCGCTGATCACCAATTGCCGGGCAACGCGGCGTCAGACCAGTTTTCCGTCGAGCAGTTCTTTGCGGTCTTTCATCGCGGCGGCCAGGGCGTCGCTGTGGGTGACGGAGATCAAGATCGCTCCGTTGTCGCTTTGCAACCGTAGCAACAACTCAGTGACCGCCTCGGCTGATTTGCGGTCCAAGTTGCCCGTCGGTTCATCCGCCAAGATCAAGGTCGGCTTCATCAACAACGCCCGGGCGATCGCGACCCGCTCACGCTCGCCACCGGAGAGCTGACTGGGCAAATGGCCGCGTCGATGACCAAGTCCCACCGCCTCGATCAACTCACCGGCGCGGTCGATGTGCTCCGATCCAGGTCGACCGCCGGCCAACGTCGGCACCAATACGTTCTCGATCACACTCAACTGGGGCAGCAGATGATGGTCTTGAAAGATGAACCCGATCTTGTGATTCCGAAACGCGGCCAACTGGGCGGCCGAATAGGAAAACGGATCGGTGCCATCGATCAGGACGGTGCCGCTGGTGGGCTGGTCGAGCGTTCCAAGGATTTGCAGGAGCGTGCTCTTGCCGCTACCGCTGGGTCCCACAATGGCCAGCGAGTCGCCACCGCTTAGCTCCAACGTGACATCCGTCAGAACTTGCAGGGGAGACTCGGTGGTGCCGAATGATTTGGAGACGTGTTGAACAGACAGTGTGGACATGGCGGACATTCTAGCGTGTTTCGCTTGACTGGGTTCGATCCTTGCGAGACTTTGCTGCGGCCAACCAGTCATGCAACGCCTGTTGATCAGACGCCGCGACCATTTGCTGCACTGATTGCAATTGTGCAATGACCGTACCGATCTGATCCACGATCGCTTGTGAGTTGTGCTGACAAATCGCCGTCCACATCGTGGGATCACCGGAGGCGACTCGCGTCATGTCGCTCCAACCGCTGCCCACCAATGGCAACGCCTCTTCGGCGGGCAAGCAGGCCAACAGGGACGAAATCAAGTGCGGGACATGACTGATCGCGGCGAGCTGTTGGTCGTGAATCGCTGGTGTCATTCGTACGGTCTGGCCGCCGGTCAGACGCCAAAACTGTTCGCATCGCAAAAGCCGCTCCGCCGAATTGCTCGGGCCAGGAGTGATCACGATCATCTTGTTGTCGAACAAGTCCGAGCGGCTGTGCTCTACGCCGGTCTTTTCCGAACCCGCGATCGGGTGCGCGGCAACAAACTTTTCGGCGGCACGCTGATCCTTGGCCACACTGTGAACAATCAAGGCCTTGGTGCTGCCCACGTCCGTGATCAACGCCCCGTCATCGATGAACGGAGCCGCTTGCAGCACCATGTCGGCGATACGATCCACGGGCGATGCGACCACGACGACGTCGCAACCTTCACACGCATCGGCCAGTGAGGCGTACGCCTCTGTGACGACACCCTGTTGCAACGCCATCGCTCGCGTCTCCGGCGTTCGGCTGTAACCGACCACGTCGATTTGATGACGACGCAAGGCTCGGGCGACGCTGCCGCCGAGCAACCCGACGCCCAAGATCGCTACGCGTCGGGGGATGAAGTCTGACGCGGTATCGCTAGCCATGTCGGTGATCAAGGAGAAGAAAGTCAGGCGTTTAGTTCAAATCGGGCAGTTGATGGCCCATCTTCGCGCGTTTGGTCTCAAGGTACGTTTTGTTGTGTTCGTTGAACGGCGGAACGATCGGCACCTGATCGACCAAACGCAGGTCGTAACCTCGCAAGTTGAACGCTTCGGATTTCTTGGGATTGTTGGTCAACAGTCGGACGTCACGCAACCCGAGGTCCTTGAGAATCTGTAATCCGATGCCGTAGTCTCGCATGTCTGCCTTGAAACCCAACGCATGGTTGGCTTCCACGGTATCCATGCCTTGATCCTGCAACGCATAGGCTTTGATCTTTTGGGCTAACCCGATGCCGCGGCCTTCCTGTGGCAAATAGATCAATGCTCCCCGGCCTTCTTCGCTGATCATCTTCAACGCCATGTGCAACTGATCGCCGCAGTCACAACGCAACGATGAAATCAAATCACCGGTGAAACAACTGCTGTGCATTCGTACCAGCGGTGCCGTGCCGGGCTCGCTCAAGTCACCCTGCACGATCGCGATCGGCTCCTGGGCTTCGAAATCAACCGAATAGACGATGATTTGAAAGTCGCCGTATTTCGTCGGCAATCGGGACTCGGCCGCTCGACTGACCAATTTCTCACTGACCCGCCGGTGTGCGATGAGTTGCTCGATGCTGATCATTTTGAGCGAATGTTGAGTGGCCAATGCGACCAGTTCTGCTCGACTGGCTCGGTCACCGCTTTCCGACAAGATCTCGCACAGCACACCGGCCGGAGCGAAGCCGGCCATGCGTGCCAAGTCCATCGCAGCCTCCGTGTGCCCGGCCCGCCGCAGCACACCACCTTGCTTTGCCAGCAAGGGATAGACGTGACCGGGACGAACAAAATCGTCCACCACGCAGTCAGGTGAGGCCAGCCGCTGAATGGTCTGGCTACGCTCGGCCGCCGTGATCCCGGTCTTCGCCGTGGCGATATCGATCGGGGTCAAGAAAGCCGTCTTGAGGGGCGCGTTGTTGTCCGTGACGATCGGATTGAGGTCGATGCGTTTGCCCACGTCCGGCAAGATCGAAACGCACAACTGTCCTCTGCCGCGAAGCATGAAGTTGATGGTTTCTGGAGTCGCTTTCTCAGCCGCGCAGATGAAATCGCCTTCGTTCTCGCGATCTTCGGCATCGACAACGATCACGACTTCTCCGCTGCGGATCGCCTCAACCGCTTCGGGGACCGAATTGAGCTCAACTGGCATAATGAGTCTGTCTATCAGGTGGGGGGGAACCGAAGCTTCGATTGATCTGTTCGATTCCGTAAGATGTCTGCGTATTATACGACGGTGGGAAATCTGTCCCACCTCCCGCAATCTCGTTTTATTCAGTGCCCAATGACCGTGTTTTCTCGATTGATCGCCCCAGCGGACTCGCTACGGACACTCGTCGCGGCCGTTTTGTTCGTCACTCTGCTGCTTTCCTCCTCTGACGCTCAGGAGGTTGCCCCGGCCAACGAAACAGATCAAGCCGGCATCCGAGTCCTCACCGACCAACAATATGGCGAGAACTTGGATGGCTATGGTGTGTGCGACGTCTATTTACCCGCCACCAAAGCACCCGCGACAGGATACCCGGTGGTGATGATCGTCCACGGCGGTGGTTGGATCAGTGGCGACAAATGGACCGTGGAAGGCTACGCACGCGTGCTCGCCAAAGCCGGCTATGCAGCCATCACCATCAACTATCGCCTTTCACCCAAGCACAAGTTTCCCGCGCCGCTGGATGATGTGCGTCAAGCTCTGGTCTGGTGCACCGCCAACGCGAAAAAGTTCTCGTGGGACTGTTCCCGCGTCGGCTTGTTCGGTTACTCCGCCGGCGGTCACCTCTCGCTCTTGGCCGGATTGCTCAGCGAACGGCCATTCGATGAAGTCCAACCGACGACGACTTGGCCCAAGGATGACCAGCGGTGGAGTCAGATGCCGAGCATCAAAGCGGTCTGCGCGGGCGGGCCTCCCTGCGACTTTCGTACTCTGCCGCTGGACAACACCGCACTTTCCTACTTCTTGGGTGGGTCTCGGCGAGAAAAACCGCAAGTCTACGAAGTCGCCTCGCCGATCACCCATGTCTCTCCCAAAGCTCCGCCAGTGCAACTGATTCACGGAGACAAGGACGCCATGGTCTCCATCTCCAACAGCCAGGACATGCTCAAGGCACTGACCGCCGCCGGCGTCGACGCGAGAATGAAAACGATCGCCAACCAAGGTCATATGCTGACCTTCATGAACCAGTTGACCAGCCAAACCATGCTCGGATTCTTTGACGAAGTCCTGCGTAAGTAACGCCGGTCATCTCACCGCGTCAGAACGACTTGGCGATCGACTCCGCCCGCTCAATCGCTTTGGCCTCCGTCTTCGCCACTTCGTCGGCAGCCGCCAGCGTTGGTTCCACCAAGACCGACTGGATGTCGGTGAAGCCGATGAATCCCAGCAGCAAATCCATGTAGCTCTTCTGCAAATCCATGCCCTTTGCATCGCCGCTACCATAAGCACCACCGCGAGCGTAAATCACAGTGACGGGCTTTCCCGTGACCAAACCGCTGTAGCCGCTCTCGGGTGAAAAACTGAAGGTCTGGCCGGGCTGCGCCAACACGTCGATGTAATGCTTCAGCTTGTACGGAATCCCGAAATTCCACATCGGTAAACTGATCACGTACTTGTCGGCTGACTTGAACTCGTCGCACACATCCACCACCGCCTGCCACGCACGCTGTTGGTCGGCATCAAAATCCTGCCCGTGCAAGACTTGATACTTGGCGTCGATCGTATAGCCGTCAAATTCCGGCAGCGACTTTTCCCACAAATCAATTGTCATGATCTCGTCATCGGGATGAGCCGCCTGATACGCCTTCAAAAACGCTTTCGCGGTGGCGATCGACTTTGAACGTTCTTTACGAGGTGATGATTCGATGTAAAGCAGCTTGGACATAGGTGTCTCCTGTTTTGTGGCGGTAAGGTGTTTTAAAAAAGCAAGTGAATACGGCGCGGTCGGTTACTCAATCTCGGTCACTCAATCATTAGGCCAAGTCAAATAGCAATGCGTCGCTCGACTCAGCGGCTTGGACACTCAACGCGGTTGCACGACTGGTGGCGACCGCGTCCCCGCTTTCCAATCGCGTTCCGTTGACAATCAATGCCCCGCGAGCGACTTGCAACCATGCGTGTCGGCCACGCTCAACGGTGAACTCAATGTTGCGACCTTGCGTCAAATGGGTCGCATAGATCGAGGCGTCTTGATGAATCGACACGGATGCATCGCTGCCTTCCGGACCGGCAATCTTTTTCCACTGATCAAGCTTTTCCTCCAAGACGACTTTGTTATCGCTGTATCGTGGACGAACGCCCCGCATCGCGGGCTCGATCCAGATCTGCAGGAAATGATTAGCCTGACTTGCCGAGGGATTGAACTCGCTGTGCGTGATCCCCGTTCCGGCCGACATCATCTGGATGTCCTCTGACCCGATGATCGCCCCCTGCCCCGTGCTGTCTTTGTGCTGCAACGCACCCTCCAAGACATACGAGATGATCTCCATGTCCCGGTGCGGATGGGTCGGAAAACCGCGTCCGGCCGCGATCTTGTCGTCGTTGATGACTCGCAAAGACCGAAAACCCATGTGACGCTGGTCGTAGTAGCCGCCAAACGAGAATGAGTGAAAACTCTGTAGCCATCCCAAGTCAGTGTGCCCTCGTTCAGCCGCCTGACGAACCAGCAAATCGACTTGGCCAGCTGATTGCGAGAAAGCCGATCCCGTGTTCGTGGCGACGTGAATCAAACCAGCCGCGGTGACCGACAATGCGTTTCTGCGAGAAGCGTTCATGACGCATGCTCCAAAGGAAATTTCGAAAGTGACAAGCTGTTCACTGCGGCCACTAGCTTACATGTCAACTAATGGCTTAAAAAAAATCTACTGCGGGACTCCCGCACGCGCACGCTCCAGTATTCGAATCAACGTCTTCATGTCCGCCTTACTGACGCCGCCAAGCAATACCGCATGCAAATCCAGGATGGGTTGATCCAGCTTCTTCAACAACCGTGTCCCCGACGTGGTCAAATCGATCACATAAACGCGTCGATCCTGCTCTGACTGTGTTTTGGTGATGTGCCCCAATCCCAACAGTTGGTCCACCACGCGGGTGATCGCTGGGGCAACCTGGATCATTCGGTCCGCAACCTCCAGGCAGGGCATCGGTTCACCTTCACCCCGCAAAATACGTAGCACGTTGTATTGCGAGAGCGTCAATCCATGCTCACGCAGCAGCCTCGCAAAACGATTTTCCAGCAAATCGCTTGTCCGAAAAATCGCCAAGGTGGCTTCCTGCTCGACTGAATCGAACGGGCCTCGCTTGCGAAGTTCATCTTTCAGGGTTGATGACATCGACCGCTCCAGAACTGGAAATGACCCATTTAGTTTACATGTTAACTATCGGCGAGTCAAGGGCTCATTCTTGAGCAGAAGCGTTCCTGTACAACAGCATCACAGGCTCTTCGGCGACTCCCACCCTCGCCGTACCGTCTTGAACTGCAATCTGCCCGCGTTGCCCGTCGATCCGAATGGTCTCCACCTCGGCTTCGACCGGGACGCCGATCGTGATTTCCGTCTCCTTTGTATCGTTCCAGGCCACCACCAGCGTTTCGCCGGCATCATTTTGGAAGACAAACACCTGTGAACCATCCTCACGTTGGTCTTCACGGACAAAACGCTTGTCGGTCAATGCGTTGATCATGTTGTAGTAAGCGATCGCGTCCAAGCGAGGGTTGTAGTTGTTGAACTTGCAATCAAACACGCAGTGTGAATCACCAAATTGCCCCCTCGCTCGGCCTTTGGGATCTGGATACTGAATGGTGAACCAACTCACCGTCTTACCACCTTCGGCAAAGAAGACGGTGCACTTCTTGATCAATTCGATCGCCACCGCCAATCGAGTCTGACCTTGGCTGTTGAGCCCCAGTTCGGTCGAGTGAATCGGTTTGACGGCGTCATATTTTTTCATCAACTCGCGGTACTGCCGCATGACTTTGCGGACGGAGGTGTAATGTTCATAAACGTGAAAATCGTATGAGTCGAGGTATTCTTGGTAGCCGGCCTGAAAGTATTCTTCGTTGGGCTCGACCGATGTCCCGATGACTTCGATGTTCGGGTCAAACGCTTTGACTGATTCGTAGATCGCCTTGTAGGCCTTCACATTGTCCAGCACCTTTTGCCCCGTACCGTGCGGCTCGTTTCCTTGCGCGATCATCGCCAACCCGCGGTCCGCGTAGGCCTTGAGAAAGTTGGTCATGCCTCGACGCAAAGATTCTTCGCTGACTTTTGCGAACCCATTGCGTTCGACTTCGGAAGCCGGCGTTCCCGTGACCCACTTTGCGCCGAGCTTCTCACAAACCTCGAGACCCGGCAGGTGCGGCCGATAGGGAGGTTCGTTGGACCAGCCACCCCACACGCCCATCATTCTGATTCCGAGTCGATCGGCGAGGAGAAAGTAGTCGCCGATACGGCTGTCCCAATTCCTGATCGTGAAGGGAATCTTTTCTGGCTCAAACTGCTTCGCGGCCGCCTCGGGCAAGATCGCGAAACCGCAGAACTCCGCTGCATCGGCTCCCAATCCCTGAGGCACCGCGACGTGCAGTTCATAGAACTGTCCGACGTTCAGCTTCTCTGCAGGCAGTGTCACCGACGTAGTGTATGCGTTGCCGCCACTAGAACGCGTCAGCTTTGATTCTGACAGCGACAAAACGTCGTCGCCTCGGTAGTCACGTACACTGCATCGAATCCACTGATCCGCGGGCGATAGTGGCTTGGCCGTATTGACCGTGAACTGAAACGCGAGCGGATCGTTTGGCAGGAACAGATTGCCGACGGCTGCGGTCGCGATGCGAATGTCCTTGACCGTTTGCTCCAATGGTTGGACTTCCAAGCGACTCATCGTGATGTCGTCGATGTAGAACTCTCCGTAGGTCTTTTTCAGTTCTACACGCAGCCTCGCCATGGTTGTTTCTTCAGACACAGCAACCGTTGCGTCCTTTTCCGACCAGTCTGAATCGCCAAAGGTAATGCCTAGCGGAATCGTATCGACGGCGTGTCCCGATGCGTCTGCAAGCTCCAGTGTGACGGCGACGTGAAAGGAGTTGTCTGGTGAATGCAGTGCCGACTTGGTGCGGTACCGAATGATGTGCTGCCCGCGTCGCACAGGAAACCAAGGGCTGGTCGCGATGGTCGGTGTCTGCAAATCGTCCAGCGTTCGATGCAGGTGCATCGCTTTCCCGCCTTTTCCCGCCTCCGCTAGCGAAACACCGCCTTGGGGGATCCAAACCGAACCGGACGCTTCAAAGTCATCGGACCAAGACGCCGCGGATTCTTGGGCTTCTACGATCACGTCGGCTTGGATGTCTGCGATTTCCAACTTCATGGGCCCACCGTCAGACGATGCGGTCGACAGCATCAGCTCAATCAACGTGAGCGCCCCGTGCCACTGACCGTCGTTTGCACCCGCCCAGTGTTCACCGCCAGCGATCTCTGTCGGATCCAATTCCACGGTGTGCCACTGTCCATCCGAACTGACTTTCAATCCTCCCCGCTGGTGACATTGTCCCGTTTCATCGACGAGACGGAGCGAATACTGACTGACGTTCTCGCCTTTCAGTTTCAATCGAATCATCTTTGTCGTTTTAACGGCCGAGGAATTCAATCGCTGTCGCACGCCCACGTACCGACCACCGCCGGAGAAATCGGCAGCCAACTGCAAGGCACGATTTTGGTCCGACGTTTCTATCACCTTCAGTCCGCCGGTGGCACCTTTGAATTCATCCCCATTGTTGTACTCCCAATTGCCGGTCCCTGATTCGCCAAATTCATCCAGTCGGATTGTTGCAGCCACTTCCGTCTTGGGTGGCGTCGGAATCACCGTAACATCGCGGATCGCGATGCTGCCCTCACGCAGTGTTTCTTTGCCAGCGAGAATCACGAACAGCTTCAAGGGTTGATGCCAGCGTCCGTCATTGGCGCCGCTCCATTTTTCGTATCTCGACACAATGTCCATCGGCGATCCGGCTTCCAACGAGGCAAAGTACCTGGCGACGGGGAACGTGTATCGCTGCCAGCCGCCTTTGTCGTTGAGTCGGATATCGAGTTGGTGGCATTGCCCAGTGCCATCGATCAATCGCGTTGTGACTTTGCCGATGCCAGCGGGAACCTTGATGTCAAACGCGATGCTATCGATTGAGATGTCGGGCA from Stieleria varia carries:
- a CDS encoding ABC transporter ATP-binding protein, which translates into the protein MSTLSVQHVSKSFGTTESPLQVLTDVTLELSGGDSLAIVGPSGSGKSTLLQILGTLDQPTSGTVLIDGTDPFSYSAAQLAAFRNHKIGFIFQDHHLLPQLSVIENVLVPTLAGGRPGSEHIDRAGELIEAVGLGHRRGHLPSQLSGGERERVAIARALLMKPTLILADEPTGNLDRKSAEAVTELLLRLQSDNGAILISVTHSDALAAAMKDRKELLDGKLV
- a CDS encoding prephenate dehydrogenase, with translation MASDTASDFIPRRVAILGVGLLGGSVARALRRHQIDVVGYSRTPETRAMALQQGVVTEAYASLADACEGCDVVVVASPVDRIADMVLQAAPFIDDGALITDVGSTKALIVHSVAKDQRAAEKFVAAHPIAGSEKTGVEHSRSDLFDNKMIVITPGPSNSAERLLRCEQFWRLTGGQTVRMTPAIHDQQLAAISHVPHLISSLLACLPAEEALPLVGSGWSDMTRVASGDPTMWTAICQHNSQAIVDQIGTVIAQLQSVQQMVAASDQQALHDWLAAAKSRKDRTQSSETR
- the ribA gene encoding GTP cyclohydrolase II codes for the protein MPVELNSVPEAVEAIRSGEVVIVVDAEDRENEGDFICAAEKATPETINFMLRGRGQLCVSILPDVGKRIDLNPIVTDNNAPLKTAFLTPIDIATAKTGITAAERSQTIQRLASPDCVVDDFVRPGHVYPLLAKQGGVLRRAGHTEAAMDLARMAGFAPAGVLCEILSESGDRASRAELVALATQHSLKMISIEQLIAHRRVSEKLVSRAAESRLPTKYGDFQIIVYSVDFEAQEPIAIVQGDLSEPGTAPLVRMHSSCFTGDLISSLRCDCGDQLHMALKMISEEGRGALIYLPQEGRGIGLAQKIKAYALQDQGMDTVEANHALGFKADMRDYGIGLQILKDLGLRDVRLLTNNPKKSEAFNLRGYDLRLVDQVPIVPPFNEHNKTYLETKRAKMGHQLPDLN
- a CDS encoding alpha/beta hydrolase, encoding MTVFSRLIAPADSLRTLVAAVLFVTLLLSSSDAQEVAPANETDQAGIRVLTDQQYGENLDGYGVCDVYLPATKAPATGYPVVMIVHGGGWISGDKWTVEGYARVLAKAGYAAITINYRLSPKHKFPAPLDDVRQALVWCTANAKKFSWDCSRVGLFGYSAGGHLSLLAGLLSERPFDEVQPTTTWPKDDQRWSQMPSIKAVCAGGPPCDFRTLPLDNTALSYFLGGSRREKPQVYEVASPITHVSPKAPPVQLIHGDKDAMVSISNSQDMLKALTAAGVDARMKTIANQGHMLTFMNQLTSQTMLGFFDEVLRK
- a CDS encoding FMN-dependent NADH-azoreductase, whose protein sequence is MSKLLYIESSPRKERSKSIATAKAFLKAYQAAHPDDEIMTIDLWEKSLPEFDGYTIDAKYQVLHGQDFDADQQRAWQAVVDVCDEFKSADKYVISLPMWNFGIPYKLKHYIDVLAQPGQTFSFSPESGYSGLVTGKPVTVIYARGGAYGSGDAKGMDLQKSYMDLLLGFIGFTDIQSVLVEPTLAAADEVAKTEAKAIERAESIAKSF
- a CDS encoding pirin family protein, with translation MNASRRNALSVTAAGLIHVATNTGSAFSQSAGQVDLLVRQAAERGHTDLGWLQSFHSFSFGGYYDQRHMGFRSLRVINDDKIAAGRGFPTHPHRDMEIISYVLEGALQHKDSTGQGAIIGSEDIQMMSAGTGITHSEFNPSASQANHFLQIWIEPAMRGVRPRYSDNKVVLEEKLDQWKKIAGPEGSDASVSIHQDASIYATHLTQGRNIEFTVERGRHAWLQVARGALIVNGTRLESGDAVATSRATALSVQAAESSDALLFDLA
- a CDS encoding MarR family winged helix-turn-helix transcriptional regulator, whose product is MSSTLKDELRKRGPFDSVEQEATLAIFRTSDLLENRFARLLREHGLTLSQYNVLRILRGEGEPMPCLEVADRMIQVAPAITRVVDQLLGLGHITKTQSEQDRRVYVIDLTTSGTRLLKKLDQPILDLHAVLLGGVSKADMKTLIRILERARAGVPQ